DNA sequence from the Primulina huaijiensis isolate GDHJ02 unplaced genomic scaffold, ASM1229523v2 scaffold11459, whole genome shotgun sequence genome:
TCAAGGGATAACGAAAATGAATGGCATTGATAAACTGAATCAATAGCGAGCACAACAGTAAAAGATGGGGACAGCGTTGAAGGCATAAAACCAATATAAAAAATTCAGGGGTATAAAAAGCTTCCTTAGcctatatatttaatataaaaatttacggAGTACAAAACGCATCCTTAGCCAACATATGTCATATGAAAATCATACAAATGCCTAGTTACAACAGACACACAATGATACAAAACACATTCCGCCGATTCAAATTTATTAGCCAATCGCAACCCATAGCGATTAAGAAGAAACTACAATAACAAAACACAATTGTATTGGTAACTCTATAACAACAACGAACTACTCAAAGTTCAAAGTGTACATGAAAGTTGAAACCCATCATAAAGTGCAGTAAAAGGTCAAGAAGTTAGAATCTGAAATTAAAGATCCATAGCATCAGattaaaaacaacaaaatgagTAAAAAAAGTAAAGAACTACTTAAATTAAGCAAATGTACCTTGTTTTTACAAGCAACAGACTGAGTCGTTTCCTCAGCAGCCATCTCGCTCTCTTGCTTCAAATCAACTTTAAGATCTACCACAACACTCTTGCTTTCCAAATCCCAAATCTTGATACTAGACTCTGTGGCAGCACACAGCCAATACCTATTTGGGCTGAAGCACAGAGCATGAATAACAGAGCCGGCATCCAGAGAATAAAGCTTCTTCCCCTCAGCCAAATCCCAAAGCAAAATAATCCCATCTTTCCCACCACTAGCGCACAAACTCCCATCAGGAGACACTGCCACAGTATTCACATATCCTGAATGGCCAGTCAACGTAGACCTCAGCTTACAATTAGCCAAATTCCATATCTTAACTGTTCGATCCCACGACCCTGAAACAATCATTGGCTGCAGGGCATTTGGAGAAAACCTTAAGCAAAACAAAACATATGCTTATCAACTCACTATTTTGCAGTCATCAAAAATTATAACTACGAGAATAATGTCAGCTTCAATCATGCCATGTCTTGATGAATGTTTCCACAGAAGTTTGATTTACAAGTCTCATTGTAACCAGACACTCAACTAGATCAGTTATCTAATTGGGATAACTACCTTTGAAATAAATATCCTTTCGCAAACCCATAAAATAGAACAATATAACATTAATAAGAAATACGAGACATGTAGTTATACCTCACACAAGAAACCCAATCGGAATGAGCGTCCTGATCCTGAATCGTATACTTGCATTCGCCAAGCGTATTCCACAGCTTAATCGTCTTGTCCCTAGAGGCTGACATGATCTGCCTGTTATCGATCGAGAAAGCAACAGACAACACGTCTTTAGTATGCCCCACAAAGCGGCGTGCTGTGCCCCCAGATTGCAGATCCCAGAGACGGAGCTCTCCATCCCAAGAACCAGAAAGAGCGAACTGGCCATCGGATGACAGGACAACGTCCTCAACGAAGTGTCCGTGTCCAGTGAGGCGGCGGCGGGCAACTCCATAGTTTCTATCCTCCTTGGTGAGGGACCAGAGAATGAGGGATTTGTCCCGGGAGGAAGAGACGATCATGTCAGAATTGTCGACTGGTGCGGCGATGGCGGTCACCCAGTCAGTGTGGGCGCGCATCGTGCCCCGAAGGATTAGTTGCTCTTGCGCCATGATTCTTGATTCGAGGGTTTCTGCCTGCGGAGTGAAGTTGCTAATTTAGGCTTCGGTGAGGCGAAATATGGATTGTGGCATATAAATGGCTTGGGAAATTAGGGCTTCTGTGGACGgatcatttttctttaaattatatttttttaaacactttaaaaaaaagttttaatgCTTAAAAGGTATCATATTTTACTGAAAACTCAATAAAATTACTTACATAAACTTAAATTAGCTAAATCcaaatttatacaaaaataattattctaagcatgtttaatttattggttggacttcaacaatttaatattatttgacaCGTTTGTAAAACTTAGACGAGTCATGTTTCAAAACGACACTAattctaaaattaaaataaccaaaatttcGAACGTGAATCCCCGACTTGGATGTTGATTCTAAACTCCCGGGATTTTAGATGCTAACGAAATAAAATTCAAGCAAATAAAACTACGGAATCGATGCACAAATGACATAAAACCTAATTATATCATTTCAAATGATATTAAAAATCGAAAACGAGCAAAAACAAAGTCGAATGAAAaagctaaaaaaataattgaataagCTATTGGACATACAAATTTAAGCTATTGGGGGTTTGGTATTACTATTCTTAGTTTTATTCtttattaaaaatcataatttaattgatttatttattaatctaagatattttttaaaaataaaattaaaagaccCCAACCCTTCATTTAATTGAACTTTTCAATATTTGTtgatattttgttaaatttcttTATTACTTATTTGGAAAAGGCAagcctattattattattattattattattatattccgGACAAACAAACGAGCGGAGGAGTCTTCACGAATTCCTCCACTCCCCAAAACCCTTTCGGCTCGCACTTGGTGGTGTACAAGAGAGATACAAATGTCGGCCAGTGCTCGGGGACGGTGGTAAAGCGAATTCAACACTCCAGAGAAAAAGGATAGAATAAAGAGTTTGAATGTGGTTTGTCGATCTCTTTTCCTTAATTTCTTTATCTGGGGTTTACTTTATGGATGAGTAACCATGGTTCTGTTCACGGTTCAGCTATCAATTCTACGCTCGAATCGCTTTCTTGTCTCCGTTTgttcttttttatatttgatattgGATTTGTTTCGTATTAACAAGCTGTTTATTGGGCCGTGACCTAATTTCTTGTTTCGTATAATGAGAACTTAGCCATGTCTGTTGTTGGGGATTTTTTCGTGGAAAGCATGGATCGAATTGCCTTTCCTGTTTTATCATGGATCTGATTTATTACATCCGTTTGGTTACTGGGAAGCTAAGTATTGAGGTGAAGGTGATTTTATCTAATATCAGTGTGTCGTATGTTTATTTCAGTTTGTAGTAAACACGAATTTGAAGATAGATGCTTAATTCGTGGATAGCGTGATGGAGTTACGCTTGCATATATTATGCTTCTCATTTCCATTTCACCTTTTATCTTCCCCAAATCCATGATCATTTCACATAAAAGGCCATATCTTGTGTTCATCTGTGTGTCACCTCATATTTTTCGGTTTATTTAcatttgatatttattttctCGTATATTTATGAATAGGGAGTTTTGGAGGAGGCATAAGAGGAAAGTGTACGTTACACTTGGATTTTTTGGAAGTGGATATCTGTTTTACAAACTCTATGATGCGAGGAGGTCTAGGCTTAATGATCTCGAGAAACAGTGTGTAGTTGAAAGAGAGAATGATGAACTCATCAAAGCTCAGTTAAGAACTAGGATGCCTCTGAATCTTCTTTCATTTGTTCTATTAAAGCAACTCATTGCTcatgttctttttttttgtttgatcgATAGAATTCAAGCCCATTTTGAGAGCGTTCAGGGAATATCTGATTCAACAACACTTCCTCATGTAATGGATCTATTAGATTGTAGATTAGCTGAGAACTTGGACCTTACTCAGTTGACGAAGAGATTGATTCAAGGAAAGGGCCAGCCGAACACTTTATCTACGTCAGAAAAACTTGAATTATGGGATAAACTCAAAATTCTCAGTGTGTATCTACTGTGCTCCTTCATCTACTAtgataacaaaaaatttaatggtTTTGTTGGATTATCgctattttttattcaattggCCTCGGTGCTTCCAGGTTTTACGAAGATGATACTGACTCTTTGGTCAATGACTATGCTGAGCCTTTATATCAAAGTCCAAGTCAACATATTAGGGAGACATCTATATATTGACACTGCACGAGGTCTTGGAAGTTCTCACATACTTGTAAGCATAATCCAGTACTATGTATTTGTTTTGTCTGATAGTCACAAATATCATTTTTGCTTGTATTTTATTATTGAGTTATATTTGATATTGCTTTAGTTCTATTCTAGGAGGATCCTGATCCAAATATACGATACttgacaaattttaaaataaccacAAGCTATTGAGAATCCCTAATTACGGTTCTTGATTTGGCTTAAGAAAAGAAAAGCACGTTCTTCTTTCTCTATGGATGAGCTAACCCTAATACTTCATGTACCAATCTACGTGTTGATGgtttaaaatataatgtttttaCCATGTAATTGGAAACTTGCTTGAGACGATAAACTTGAAGGTCGTGTAGCTAATACTTGCGTAAATGCAGACTACCTGCTCTGTATAAGAACTTGAATATTAGATTTTCTAGTTTACTACCTTAAATCTTGTTTGAATGGAGCACGGTTGCAGTTAACGTTGAttcctttatattttttttgtacttAGATCAAAGTTTAAATTGGATGTTTATTCGTTTGTGACATCTAATGCTATTACCTTTAGTAAAGATGGTCATTTTGAGGAGTAATTAGAATTGAACTCGTAACTTGTAGCCAACCCTGAGTAGGTGAAAATGCTTTGTTGAATTGAGCAGCATTGTTCCTCCTCTTTTTTGAATAACAAGATTTCAGCTTCATGGGCTTCTTGGTTTTATCCTCAACTAACCATGAATACTTTGTTTTTACTACCCTAGTTTGTCCTTTAGCAGTTTCCTTTTGGCCTTTTGGGATATGACTTCTTTAGACCAGCAGAATACTTTTGGACTTGGAGAATTTGGGACAACTTTTGGCCTGCATGATTCTATTTAACCAGTTAAATTTCTTGACCGCGAGCAGAGTTGGTGCTTTTTGCTAAGTTTATTTTGTGGCGATCTATGATTTAGAGAATCAAACTTGCATGTGAAAATGCCGTATGGATAAATTTGTGTTTCTTATACATCCTGATAGTTTACTATGTATCTGAAGGCTATTTCATTTCTGTTTTCCAGGATGAAGCCGAGCTAATTGACAGAAACGACGAGCAGCAGTTTTTGGCCTGTGCTGATTACCTTTCTAATCATGGCCTTCTTGCCCTTATATCTTATACAGAGGCAGCGGCTTCTGAAGTCCTTAAAGGGTAGGCCCTTTCAGTTAAAGTAAAATCACCTTTTTTTATGTAGCTGATTGGAGGTAGCGAAGGAACTTCTTTTTAAAGTTTTTAGTGTTTTGATGTGTACATGTGCATATGACATGCTACTGAATACTCATTCTTACACTTCTTTGAGATTGAGATGAAGTTAATAGTCTTATTAGTAGTTAATTATGTTATATCCCAGTTTTGTAAATGGCGGTAGGCGGCGGCGGGGCGGTCAGTCTACCGCCTTGGCCACCTAGGCGGTgcggttgaattttttaaaaataatttttatacataattatatattacCACATCACCAAACATTCATATGATTATGAGTTGGCTGTAAAATAATTACCAGGCATTCATATGATATTACCAAACATGGAGTGTTCTCTGCGACGTGGTGGGGGTTCGTGGCGGTAGGAGGCAGGCTGGTGGGCCTATCAATGTTTTGACTTTTGGAGGAGAAAATGTTTTAGTAATTAtggttttattaaaaataaatgcgGCCTTGCCTGCCGCTGCTCATCTTCGGCCGCCTAAGGCAAAGGCAGTGCAGTTGGCGGCTGCCTCCTGCCTCCTGCCTAGGTGGCTGCTTCGACCACCATTTAAAACTCTGGTATATCCCCATGGAAGCATGCTAGGGCCTTCACTTACTTAAACCTCTGTGCTTTTCATACTTTGTCATGTAACTGTACTGTGTATTATTTTAACCTGTTTATATTTTGACAACAAATTCAGGTATTTATATTTTGGTCATGGGCCTCTGTGTTCATGGTTTAAACTTTAAAGTTCTTAGTAAGTAACAAAGTTGCGGAAATTTTTTAATAGTTACCCCAtttaacttgaatttttttattaaaaaatatgttgtggagtatattatatatatttgatggCTCGCAATGTAAGAATTATTTGGCTTTTTCTGCAGCcatcatattcaattttttattttattttcaatgaaaTGAACTAGTGAAAACACAATCGCAGTGGATTTCATCTGAAAATATGCCCAAACTTTCTCCGAGTTTGATGAGCGATTTAAACTATTGGTTAGATTAGTCAATTCATCATGTGTATCAAGTAGAGGGAAACTTGTTTATCCTCTTTCCATCACATACTAATTTATCCTGTGTAAAATATAACTTATATCAGCTCAGCAGTATATTATTTGGTAAATGAACTAGTCAGATATTTTTTGCCTTGAAAATGCACAATTGATGTGGTTAATTTACAGTAGAGAGTTAGGAGCCTTACTTTGAAAGTTTTACATAAATTAAAGCAACTCAACCTGACATTGATGATCAGTATCACCAGGCTCGGGTCCTTAATACGCGGCAGTAGCTTTCCTAGAGCTTGTGGCTTGCCTACTTGATTAGTTGTGTGAAGGAGATGAAATCCATGATATTACTATCTACATTTTCTTGCACTGTGTTTGTGAAAATTGTTATTACTTGATCCTGTTCCTTGGTCGTTCCATATAATTCAGCTTTTGTGCAACACCCAGTGATACAC
Encoded proteins:
- the LOC140965683 gene encoding small ribosomal subunit protein RACK1, with amino-acid sequence MAQEQLILRGTMRAHTDWVTAIAAPVDNSDMIVSSSRDKSLILWSLTKEDRNYGVARRRLTGHGHFVEDVVLSSDGQFALSGSWDGELRLWDLQSGGTARRFVGHTKDVLSVAFSIDNRQIMSASRDKTIKLWNTLGECKYTIQDQDAHSDWVSCVRFSPNALQPMIVSGSWDRTVKIWNLANCKLRSTLTGHSGYVNTVAVSPDGSLCASGGKDGIILLWDLAEGKKLYSLDAGSVIHALCFSPNRYWLCAATESSIKIWDLESKSVVVDLKVDLKQESEMAAEETTQSVACKNKINYCTCLSWSADGSTLYSGYTDGVIRVWGIGRY
- the LOC140965669 gene encoding peroxisome biogenesis protein 3-2-like isoform X2 gives rise to the protein MWEFWRRHKRKVYVTLGFFGSGYLFYKLYDARRSRLNDLEKQCVVERENDELIKAQIQAHFESVQGISDSTTLPHVMDLLDCRLAENLDLTQLTKRLIQGKGQPNTLSTSEKLELWDKLKILSFTKMILTLWSMTMLSLYIKVQVNILGRHLYIDTARGLGSSHILDEAELIDRNDEQQFLACADYLSNHGLLALISYTEAAASEVLKGAQLKDFFSLSSLHEFIIQILDTLLSKGSPHHWVSYLMPDDAGAYKLVASSGTIGSDIARATKYELLMAETLAVVSSAEFGNIVDISLRALVSMMLEDLISEFGGGDLVSGMPLAKLLPRIARMSELLLQESNRNKYIQNIQTIPEVELFFTLLYSSTPTS
- the LOC140965669 gene encoding peroxisome biogenesis protein 3-2-like isoform X1 translates to MWEFWRRHKRKVYVTLGFFGSGYLFYKLYDARRSRLNDLEKQCVVERENDELIKAQIQAHFESVQGISDSTTLPHVMDLLDCRLAENLDLTQLTKRLIQGKGQPNTLSTSEKLELWDKLKILSFTKMILTLWSMTMLSLYIKVQVNILGRHLYIDTARGLGSSHILDEAELIDRNDEQQFLACADYLSNHGLLALISYTEAAASEVLKGAQLKDFFSLSSLHEFIIQILDTLLSKGSPHHWVSYLMPDDAGAYKLVASSGTIGSDIARATKYELLMAETLAVVSSAEFGNIVDISLRALVSMMLEDLISEFGGGDLVSGMPLAKLLPRIARMSELLLQESNRNKYIQNIQTIPERFLVGFSPLQRMRPSLCVWFPEICRHHGSVVNICLSATLDRLCF